The genome window CGGGCCGGGCGCTCCTGGTGGACTCCGCCCGGGATGGCGCTGGCCGTTTCGATCCTGGTGCGTCCCCGCCGCCCGCCCGAAGATTGGCCCCAGCTGACGATGATCGCCGGGCTGGCCGCTGTGGAAAGCATAGAGGCGATCGGCTGCCCGGCGGGCCTGAAATGGCCCAACGACATCATGATCCCTCCGGATCGAAATCGGGAGATCCCGGCGCCCGCCTGGCGGAAGGCTGGTGGGATCCTGGTGGAATCGGCCCCCCCCGCCTTCGCGGTGATCGGGATCGGGATAAATGTGAATGCTCCCCTCACAGCGGCGCCTCCCGAACTCGCCGGGACCATAGGCAGCATCTGCGAGACCATCGGGCATACGGTCCCCCGGCGGGCCGTGCTGGAAGGCCTGTTGCGGGCCTTCGTCCGCCTGTATGCCGAATGGAGCGAGGGGGCCAGTGTGCTGGAACGCTGGGCGGCTCGCCTGATCATGCTGGGCCGCCCGGTCCGGATCCACACTCCCGGGAAGGTCTGGGAGGGGGTTGCCGAATCCGTCGGCCCGGAGGGCGGACTCTGGTTGCGCCTGCCCGATGGACATCGGGAATATTTCCGGGCGGGGGATGTCTCTCTGCGCTGGTGATCGAGGACCGTGGCCTCCGTCGGTCACCTTTGCGGAATCCCACCGGACTGACTATAATGGGGGAAAGCCTTTTGCGGAGCAGGCGCAGCGCTCCGCGGTCCAACGATTCGAATCTGCCATCAGGGAGTAAGCTCCGTGATGAACGAAGAGATCCAGCAGGACCGCCCCGAAAGCGCCATGGCCGAGATGGGCGAATGGCTGGAGATGTCCCCTTCCTCCCTTCGGCGGGGGGATATCGTGCAGGGGACGATCGTTCGGATCACCCCGACGGAGATCCTGGTGGATATCGGAATGAAAGCGGAAGGGGTGATCACGGGCCGCGAGCTGGAACGGATGCCCAAAGAGATCCGGGAGGTCCTGCGGGAGGGAG of Thermoflexus sp. contains these proteins:
- a CDS encoding biotin--[acetyl-CoA-carboxylase] ligase; its protein translation is MAERIPWIRDLHLYEEVGSTNDIARDLGEMGAPEGVVVLADAQRAGRGRAGRSWWTPPGMALAVSILVRPRRPPEDWPQLTMIAGLAAVESIEAIGCPAGLKWPNDIMIPPDRNREIPAPAWRKAGGILVESAPPAFAVIGIGINVNAPLTAAPPELAGTIGSICETIGHTVPRRAVLEGLLRAFVRLYAEWSEGASVLERWAARLIMLGRPVRIHTPGKVWEGVAESVGPEGGLWLRLPDGHREYFRAGDVSLRW